CTTGGTGAAATTAGTCCCCAATGGAAAAAGGATATTGGTACGGGAACATCCGTGGGATGGCCAACAACCAAAGGAAACTTTATTGGGGGGAGAGGCAATGAAGGGGTAACTGCTCTCATTGGACAAACTCAAGGGTCAATTGGTTTTATGGAATTTGGCTTTGCTAAAAAGAATAACTTGTCGACGGCAGCTTTAGAAAATAAAGCAGGTAAATTTATTGTTCCCTCAGACGAATCAGGGACTTACACCCTTTCTCAAGTAGAATTACCTGATAATTTAAGAGCCTTTATTACCGATCCTCCAGGAGAAGAATCCTATCCCATTGTTACCTATACTTGGATGTTATTATTTAAAAAATATGACGATCCCAATAAAGCGATCGCCATGGAAGCGATGATTCAATTTGCCCTCAATGAAGGACAACAAAAAGCTCCAGCCCTTGGTTATATTCAACTTCCTCAAAATGTTAGGGAAAAAGTAGCGGCTGCTGCCGATCAAATTACCCCCGACTTTCAAATTAAACTGAGTGAGTAGGTATTTCAATCGGATTTTTGTTGAGAATTAAGCCATTTTTCCCAAAGATCAGGGCGACGTTGTTGAGTCCGTTTAATTTGTTCACACCGTCGCCATTCTTCAATTTTTTGATGATTCCCTGACCTTAATATTTCTGGAACTTCCCATTCTTGAAACAGAGGGGGACGAGTATATTGAGGATAATCTAATAAGCCATCTTCAAAACTTTCCGCCTTCAAAGATTCCACCTTTCCCACCGTTCCTGGTAACAAACGAATTACCCCATTCATTAAAGCTAAAGCCGGAATTTCCCCACAAGTTAACACAAAATCCCCTAAAGAAATTTCCCGATCCGCTAAATAGCGAATTCGTTCATCCACCCCTTCATAATGACCACAAATCAACACCAATTGTTGATAATTGGTAGCCAAATCTTGTAAAATAGTCTGATTAAGAGGTGAACCTTGGGGCGTGAGTAAAATAATCTCTCGCTTGGGTAAACAGCTTAAAGAAGCAACCGCAGCGAAAATAGGTTCCGGTTTCAGTAACATTCCTACCCCACCCCCGTAGGGTTCATCATCGACCCGATGATGCTTATCTAGGGTAAAATCACGGGGATTAACCAGATTAACCGTAGCAATATTTTTCTCTAAAGCCTTAGACAAGAGTCCAGAAGCGAGGGGAGAGGTAAAGAAATCTGGAAACAGAGTAATTACATCAATTTTCACAGGAAGGTTCGGGAAGTTCAAAAAATAATATTAATTTTAATGTTCCGTTGCTAGTCTAGCTTAAAATGGATGGCAGGTAGGATAGAGCTTCAATCTATGGAACTTTGACCCTATTATGGAATAATTGTGAAAACTTTAGGTTCAGCGATAAACTGGACATTACCAGATAGACAAACAATTCGGTTACATAGTGAAGGTCAAACATCGAATTCTGTTACAGCAACAAAACCAACCCAAGAACACCGTTAATCAAAACCTCGGTAACGTTGAGGGAAACCTAGGGAGAAACAAGGAACAGCACGATGAATTAGTCCGAACAAAGGGGGCCGAGAATTGAGTACCAAGGCATTAGAGTTGGAATATCTAAAATCTTATCCCTATGATGACTAACTAACCTAAAGTACCTAAATTTTTTCTTTGGCTTAAAAACAATATCATGTTGCACTTAGAGACTCAATCCCAACAAAGCCCCATGTCCCAATCGACCACCACCGCCGTTTTAATCATTGGCGGCGCAGAAGATAAAGTGCATGGCAAAGAAATTCTCCATACCTTTTGGTTTCGTTCCGGGGGAACCGATGCTACCATTGCCATTATTCCCTCCGCCTCCAGAGAACCTGTCCTCATTGGGGAACGATATCAACAAATTTTTGAAGAAATGGGGGCCAAATACGTCAAAGTCCTAGATATCCGCGATCGCGCCCAAGGAGAAGACCCCTACTTTCAACAATATGTCGAAGAATGTACCGGAGTCTTTATGACCGGTGGGGATCAACTACGATTATGTGGATTATTGGCTGATACCCCCCTGATGGAACGAATTCGTCAACGGGTACAATTAGGAGAGATCTCCCTGGCGGGAACCAGTGCCGGGGCAGCCGTAATGGGACATCACATGATCGCAGGGGGCAGTAGTGGAGAGTCTCCCAACCGAGCCTTAGTCGATATGGCCATGGGACTGGGGATCATTCCTGAAATTATTGTTGACCAACACTTCCATAATCGCAACCGCATGGCTCGTCTTTTAAGTGCCTTATGTACCCATCCAGAACGGATTGGTATCGGCATTGATGAAGATACCTGTGCCATGTTTGAACGAGATGGCTTGATGCGCGTTGTTGGTAAGGGAACTGTTACCCTAGTAGATGGCCGGGAAATGACCTACACCAACCAAGACCAAGTAGGTGCAGCCGATCCCTTAAGCCTCCATAACCTACGACTTCATATTCTCTCTCATGGAGATGGTTATCATCTTCATCAACACAAACCCATTGCGAAAGCAAGCAATCCTTTACAGTAAAGCCTAACTGAAAAAATGTTCACCATGAACAGATATCGAGTCTTCTGAAAAGACAGAATCAGTAGGATACGGCTTCTTTGTCCTTCCGAGTGCGGATCTAAGAAACGGCGAAACGGCAAACATGAAAATTCTAAAAACCCTCACCCTACGCGGCCCCAACTACTGGAGTATCAGGCGACAAAAACTGATTGTGATGCGCCTTGACTTGGAGGATCTAGCAGAGAAGCCCTCGAACGAGATCCCCGGTTTTTACGACGGTTTAGTTAAGGTACTGCCCAGCTTAATTGAGCATTTTTGTTCCCCTGGCCATCGTGGCGGCTTCCTCGAACGGGTCAAACAAGGCACTTATATGGGCCATATCATTGAACACGTCGCCCTAGAATTGCAAGAATTAACCCGGATGCCCGTAGGCTTCGGTCGCACCAGAGAAACCAGTGACCCTGGTGTTTATAACGTCGTCTACGAATATATAGACGAACAAGCTGGCCGCTATGCCGGACGGGCCGCCGTTCGTTTATGTCAGTCTATCGCCGAAACCGGAGTCTATGCTCTAGAAGAACTAGAACAGGATCTCAGCGATTTACGGGATCTTCAAGCTAATGCGTCCCTTGGCCCCAGTACAGAAACCCTCGTCACCGAAGCAGAAGCCAGAAAAATTCCCTGGATGCTCCTCAGTGCGCGAGCGATGGTGCAACTGGGCTATGGGGTTCATCAAAAACGCATTCAAGCTACCTTAAGTGACTATTCCGGTATTTTAGCCGTAGAATTAGCCTGTGATAAGGAAGGCACCAAAACCATTCTCAAAGATGCTGGTGTTCCCGTTCCCCAAGGGACGACAATCCAATTTTTTGAAGAACTAGAAAGCGCGATCGCTGATGTGGGGGGTTATCCCATCGTCATTAAACCCCTTGATGGCAACCACGGACGAGGCATCACCATCAATATTAACAGTTGGGCAGAAGCTGAAGAAGCCTACGATCTGGCCACCAAAGAGTCAAAAACCCGCAGCATTATCGTTGAACGTTATTATGTCGGTAGCGATCACCGGATTTTAGTAATAAATGGCAAATTAGTCGCCGTTGCAGAACGAATTCCCGCCCATGTCATCGGGGATGACAAACATACTGTGGCGGAACTGATCGAAATTACTAATCAAGATCCGAATCGTGGGGAAGGCCATGATAACGTCTTAACCAAAATTACCGTCGATAAAACCTCTTTAGGGGTACTGGAACGTCAAGGCTACCGTCTAGAAACAATTTTAGATAAAGGGGAAATTGCCTACCTCCGAGCCACTGCTAACCTCAGTACAGGCGGCATTGCCATTGATCGCACCGACGATATTCACCCCGAAAACCACTGGATTGCTGAACGGGCATCCAAAATCATCGGTTTAGATATCATGGGCATTGATGTGGTGACACCCGACATTACCAAACCTCTCAGGGAAGTCAATGGGGTAATTGTTGAAGTCAATGCAGCCCCAGGGTTTCGGATGCACGTCTCCCCCAGTCAAGGGTTATCTCGAAACGTGGCGGCCCCCGTCATGGATATGCTCTTTCCTGCCGATACTCCCACTCGTATCCCCATTGTGGCTATTACCGGAACTAACGGCAAAACCACCACCACTCGTTTAACTGCCCATATCTATCGCCAAACCGGAAAAGTGGTTGGGTATACCACCACCGACGGCATTTATATCGGGGAATATTTAGTGGAAAAAGGGGACAATACCGGGCCTTTTAGTGCTAATGTCATCCTGAGAGATCCCACGGTAGAAGTGGCCATCTTAGAAAGTGCCAGAGGCGGTATCCTGCGATCGGGTTTGGCCTTTGATTCCTGTGATGTGGGAATCGTCTTGAACGTGGCCGAGGATCACTTAGGTTTAGGGGATATTAACAACATTGAACAAATGGCTAGAGTGAAAAGTGTGATCGCTGAAGTGGTTAATGCGGATGGTCATGCAATCCTCAATGCCGATGATCCTCTAGTGGCCGCCATGGCCCCACAAGTTAAAGGGAAAGTGGCCTACTTCTCCATGAACCCTGACAATGAGATCATCGAAAATCATCTCCGACGGGGAGGGTTAGCTGCTGTTTATGAAAATGGCTATCTTTCCATCTTAGAGGGGCAATGGACTCTAAGAATTGAGCAAGCCACTAATGTTCCCGTAACTATGGGAGGAATGGCCCCCTTTATGATTGCTAACGCTTTAGCTGCTTGTTTAGCGGCCTTTGCCCAAGGTGTTGATATTGAAGCCATTCGTCAAGGGGTAAGAACCTTTAAAGCGAATGCTAATCAAACTCCAGGCCGGATGAATCTCTTTAATTTGGGAGATTATCACGCCTTAGTTGATTATGCCCATAATCCGGCGGGGTATGAAGCAGTAGGTGAATTTGTGAAAAATTGGAAAGGCCAACGCTTAGGCGTAGTTGGTGGCCCTGGCGATCGCCGTGATGAAGATTTGATCCTCTTGGGCAAAATTGCGGCCCAAGTGTTTGATCGAATTATTGTCAAAGAGGATGATGACAAACGAGGAAGGGATAACGGCGAAGTAGCAGATCTGATTATTAAGGGGATTGTTAAGGAAAATCCTCAAGCTCAGTATGAAGCTATTTTAGAGGAAAGCGAAGCCCTCGAATTTGGCTTAGATAAGGTAGAGAAAGGGGGTTTAGTTGTCATCTTCCCAGAAAGTGTCAGTCAGGCCATTTCCGTGATTAAAAAGCGCAATCCTCTGGCGGATGATGGTCTGTAAATCTTGGAGGTGAAGTAAGGGATGTTTTACTTTGATACCAATTACTTTTTTTTCATTATGCTCCCGACTCTGGTGATTTCGGGAATCACCCAACTGTATTTAAAGAGTACCTTTTCAACCTGGAGTCAGGTAGCTAATACTAAGGGTATGAATGGAATGCAGGTGGCCCGCACCTTATTTGCGAAAACATCCCTTCAACCGATTCCAGTCGAACAAACACCTGGTTCTCTTACGGATCACTATGATCCTCAAATGAATGTGGTGCGCTTATCTGAAGTGATAGCTAACCAACCATCGATCGCGGCCATGGCAGTCGCGGCCCATGAATTGGGCCATGTGCAGCAGTATCAAACAGGTTCTGGACTGATTGCCATGCGGAATGCTCTGTTGCCAGCATTACAATTTAGCCCTACCATTTCCTATCTGGCATTTGTCGCGGGTTTCATGTTTAACTTAGCTGGTTTAATGTGGCTCGGTATTCTCTTTTTTGGCTTGATGGTTTTGTTCTCTATCCTGACTTTACCCGTTGAATTTGATGCTAGTCGTCGGGGCCTCGCTCTATTAAAAGAAGCCGGACTAACTAACACATCCCAGGAATCACAGGGAGCCAAAGCGGTTCTGACGGCGGCCGCCTTAACTTATGTGGGGGCGGCTATCACTTCTGTATTGCAATTGCTGTATTACGTAAGTCTGGCACAACGACGACGTTGAAGGAGGCTCTGAGGTCGTCCTGTTTTTCATCAGATTATAATTCCCTTATAAACATAAATACTTTGAGGGCGATCGCCAATCCTCTAGGCAGGTAATTTTTGAAACTTTGATATCATGATAGATAATATATAGGTTCC
This genomic stretch from Crocosphaera sp. UHCC 0190 harbors:
- a CDS encoding zinc metallopeptidase yields the protein MLPTLVISGITQLYLKSTFSTWSQVANTKGMNGMQVARTLFAKTSLQPIPVEQTPGSLTDHYDPQMNVVRLSEVIANQPSIAAMAVAAHELGHVQQYQTGSGLIAMRNALLPALQFSPTISYLAFVAGFMFNLAGLMWLGILFFGLMVLFSILTLPVEFDASRRGLALLKEAGLTNTSQESQGAKAVLTAAALTYVGAAITSVLQLLYYVSLAQRRR
- a CDS encoding cyanophycinase → MLHLETQSQQSPMSQSTTTAVLIIGGAEDKVHGKEILHTFWFRSGGTDATIAIIPSASREPVLIGERYQQIFEEMGAKYVKVLDIRDRAQGEDPYFQQYVEECTGVFMTGGDQLRLCGLLADTPLMERIRQRVQLGEISLAGTSAGAAVMGHHMIAGGSSGESPNRALVDMAMGLGIIPEIIVDQHFHNRNRMARLLSALCTHPERIGIGIDEDTCAMFERDGLMRVVGKGTVTLVDGREMTYTNQDQVGAADPLSLHNLRLHILSHGDGYHLHQHKPIAKASNPLQ
- the trmD gene encoding tRNA (guanosine(37)-N1)-methyltransferase TrmD, producing MKIDVITLFPDFFTSPLASGLLSKALEKNIATVNLVNPRDFTLDKHHRVDDEPYGGGVGMLLKPEPIFAAVASLSCLPKREIILLTPQGSPLNQTILQDLATNYQQLVLICGHYEGVDERIRYLADREISLGDFVLTCGEIPALALMNGVIRLLPGTVGKVESLKAESFEDGLLDYPQYTRPPLFQEWEVPEILRSGNHQKIEEWRRCEQIKRTQQRRPDLWEKWLNSQQKSD
- the cphA gene encoding cyanophycin synthetase, translating into MKILKTLTLRGPNYWSIRRQKLIVMRLDLEDLAEKPSNEIPGFYDGLVKVLPSLIEHFCSPGHRGGFLERVKQGTYMGHIIEHVALELQELTRMPVGFGRTRETSDPGVYNVVYEYIDEQAGRYAGRAAVRLCQSIAETGVYALEELEQDLSDLRDLQANASLGPSTETLVTEAEARKIPWMLLSARAMVQLGYGVHQKRIQATLSDYSGILAVELACDKEGTKTILKDAGVPVPQGTTIQFFEELESAIADVGGYPIVIKPLDGNHGRGITININSWAEAEEAYDLATKESKTRSIIVERYYVGSDHRILVINGKLVAVAERIPAHVIGDDKHTVAELIEITNQDPNRGEGHDNVLTKITVDKTSLGVLERQGYRLETILDKGEIAYLRATANLSTGGIAIDRTDDIHPENHWIAERASKIIGLDIMGIDVVTPDITKPLREVNGVIVEVNAAPGFRMHVSPSQGLSRNVAAPVMDMLFPADTPTRIPIVAITGTNGKTTTTRLTAHIYRQTGKVVGYTTTDGIYIGEYLVEKGDNTGPFSANVILRDPTVEVAILESARGGILRSGLAFDSCDVGIVLNVAEDHLGLGDINNIEQMARVKSVIAEVVNADGHAILNADDPLVAAMAPQVKGKVAYFSMNPDNEIIENHLRRGGLAAVYENGYLSILEGQWTLRIEQATNVPVTMGGMAPFMIANALAACLAAFAQGVDIEAIRQGVRTFKANANQTPGRMNLFNLGDYHALVDYAHNPAGYEAVGEFVKNWKGQRLGVVGGPGDRRDEDLILLGKIAAQVFDRIIVKEDDDKRGRDNGEVADLIIKGIVKENPQAQYEAILEESEALEFGLDKVEKGGLVVIFPESVSQAISVIKKRNPLADDGL